The following is a genomic window from Sporosarcina jeotgali.
TGGCACCTGTACTTATGCTGGTAGCATGGAATATGAGCGAACGACGGCAATTCCTCAACGTTCTTAAAATGAAAAATGGTGATTCACTGGTTCTCGCAGTTACATTTCTGCTGACCATCTTCGTCAGTATTACAACAGCAGTGATTGTCGGCCTAATATTAGCCGTATTTTTGTTTGCTAAACGAATGAGCAATTTGCTAGTAGTTTCTAAAGTGCTGCCAGATCATACGCTAGAAAGCGAAGCCGTCCAATCCAATATCGTTAACGCGTCCCATGATTGTCCTCAAATCAGTATGTATACGATCGAGGGGCCACTCTTCTTCGGTGCTGCACAAGTGTTTGAGCAACGGATCATGGATACTTTACACTTCGAGTCAACTGTACTTATATTAAGAATGGGAGAGGTCCCTTTTATTGACGCAACCGGTGAAGCCAACTTGTCTTCCATAATCAAACATTTCCAGAAACGCGGAGGCATTATTTTGATTTCCGGAGCTTCTGAAACAGTTAAAAAGACCTTGCAGCTATCCAGCCTTTACGAACGAATTGGCAATAATTATTTTTTTGAACATACCGGAGAAGCGATAACGTATGCATTACAAATTATTAATCATAAAAAATGCATTGGGTGCAGTCAGTTCGCCTTTCACGAATGCAACAGTCTGTCGAAAGGTGACGACTGCCGGAGTCATCAAGCTTATCAAAGCTGTGACACATAAAAAAAGAACCGTTTGTACCCATTTCAAAATGGGATACAGACGGTTCTTTTTAGGGGATTATTGTTCATCTGTCCGCAATGACTCTTGTGAACTCATGCCTGTTACTCGGGCAATTACACCGAATACAACGATAACAATCAACGTAGGGATTAACCAACCCAGACCATTTTCATAAAGCGGAAGCACTTTTCCGTAGAAGGCAGTAATAGGTTCAATCAATTTCCCAAGCTGACCGCCAGGCAATGTATCTGCAAGTGCAGCTAATCCATCTACCACACTGATAAGCATCGCGACAATTGTAACCGCAACGTATACAATTCGTGCGTGACCGAAAAGCGGCGATAGAAACGTAAGCAGCATAAGCGTAATTGCAAGCGGATATAAAAATAGTAATACAGGTATCGAATACGTAATAATGTTAGTCAATCCGATATTGGAGACGATAAAACAAAATACTGTAAATGTGACAACAATCACTTTGTATGAAATTGAAGGAACCAACGTGTGGAAATACTCCCCGCATGCTGTCATTAAACCAATACTTGTCGTTAAACATGCTAGTAAAATAACAACGCCTAGCAGCACCAGGCCAGCTTGTCCGAAGTAATGAGTTGCTACAGAAGTTAAAACCGCCCCTCCTGAATCTAACACGCCAAGTGATCCAACACTGCTTGCGCCTAGGAACGCGATTCCGACATACAAGATTCCTAAAAATCCTGCAGCCACAATTCCTGTTTTAAAAGTAGCAGCGACAATCCCCTTTTTAGACTGCACGCCCATCGAGCGGACAATCGTAATGACGATGATTCCGAAGACCAGTGAAGCCAGGGCATCCATCGTATTATAGCCTTCTGTAAATCCTTTACCGAACGCTCCGTAGAGATAATTACTGCTCGGTGCTTGGAATGAGCCCATTGGTGAAAATAAGGCAACGGCTAATAAAACAAGCAACAAGACAATAATCGCTGGTGATAAAAACTTACCAACACGATCTGCAATTTTTTGCGGATTCAAAGACAGCCAAATTGTAATACCGAAAAACAATGCAGTAAATATAAATCGCGGAATCAGCGGATCTGCCCCATTTAAGAATGGAACAATTCCGATATCAAACGCAACTGCGCCAGTCCGCGGTGCAGCGAAAAATGGTCCAATTGTTAAGTAAAGAGCTGATGTGAACAAAATCGCATATAAAGGGTGAATGCGACTTGCCAGATCCTGTAAGTTAGCACTGCCAGAGAAGCCAATTGCTAGAATCCCTAGAAAAGGGAGACCCACTCCTGTAATTAGGAACCCGATGACGGCTGGCCAAAAATTCGTCCCAGCTTCTTGTCCAAGCTGAGCAGGGAAAATCAAATTGCCTGCACCAAAGAAAAGTGCAAACAGCATTGTTCCGATGACGACTAGTGATGTAAATGGCAACTTCCGATCCATATTGAAATACCTCCTATGATGACTGAAAAAAATATGCGATATATTGCAAAACCTCATCATAAACCGCAGCTTCGAAAAAAGCAAGTCGATATTTGAATAAACAGATGGTTTTAATGAAGGTATTTAATGGATTTCAATATGTGTATAGCTGTGTCCTTCCTTGGTCTTTTCAACCTTTAACACTGCAGGGAGCGCTTCTTTCAGTTCAGCAACGTGTGAAATGACACCTATCATGCGTCCTGCTTTTTGTAGACTGACGAGTGTATCAATTGCTTTTTGCAGCGATTCCTCATCCAAAGAACCGAAACCTTCATCGATGAACATCGTTTCAACTGAAATGGAGCCTTGGAAGCTTTGAATCACATCAGCCATACCAAGAGCCAAACTGAGCGAAGCATTGAATTTCTCTCCGCCAGAAAGTGTTTTCACATCTCGATTTTGTCCCGTGTATTCATCATAAACATCGATTCCTAAACCGCTTTGACGACCTCTGCTTTCTTGACGGTCACTGCGCAGCAATTGAAATTGACCGTTTGATAAGTCGCTTAATCTTCCATTTGCCGCATGCAAAATCCGTTCTAAGTATTCGGTTTGCAAATATCGTTCAAACGACAGTTTGCGATCATTATTCCCGCGTACTAAATCATGCAGTTCGGTCAATCGCGCGCACTTTTGTTCAAGCCCGCTTTGTGCTTCTATTAACTCTTCCAATTTCACGTGCAGCTCAGCAGCATTCTTTTCAATTTCAGATGCATGATGATACGCAGTCAATGCTTGCTCATATGCGTGTTTGTGCTGCTCCGTCAAATTACGCAGTCCTGCTAAGTCCACTTTTCGTTTCCCAGCAACTTGTTCCTTCAATTCAGTGATTGCTTGTTTTGTCATTTGGACTTCAACATCATAATCGTTAATTTTCAGAGCAAGTGCAGACCGCTCCTCGGAAAGTAATTTGCTTGTTTGGTAATCTTCCTCACCTGCAAAATCCGACTCCGATAGTGCTGAATGATAGGAATTAGCTGCAGCTTGCTTCTTAACTGCAGCGGTATCAGCAGCTGCAGTCATGTATGTTACTGCTGTTTGTGCATTAGAGACAGCTTCCATGGCAGACTGAAGCTGTGCTCTCACTAGTTCCCATGCTTGTTCGAGTGCCATTTTAATTTTTTCTTCTTTAGATATTTCCGTTTGCAGCGCTTGCAGAGAGCGAAATTGTTCAGGTACGGTTTTCACAGATTCGTTCAGGATCGCTTTCGCTTCTTTCAGTTCAGCACGTATCGCATAGTCGCTCTTTTCTTTCTCTGTAATTGTTTTTTGGTATGAGAGCAACTGTTCATTCGTCTTTGTGTAATCCTTTTTCACAGTGAGCAATTGATCCCGATCGGACTTCATTTGAATTTGCTTTTTCTCTAGCACTTTTACCCGCTCATTCATAGATGTTAACGCGTCTGGACTTGGCACTTCCTTTAATTGCTCTTCGATACGCGAAGCTTCCTCCCGCTCACTTTCTAAGCGTAATTCTGTAGCTTTGAACTGTTCATAAGCTTGGGTTGCTGTCTCTTTTTCTATCTCTAATTGTTCTTTTGTCAACTGGATCTCCTGGTGTTTCACCTTTACAGCTGGATGATGTTCACTCCCGCAGACCGGACATGGCAGTCCTTCTTCTAATGTCTCCGCCAGCATGGCGGCCTGATTTGCAATCCACCGTGTTTCAGTTGTAATCGCCTTGCTGCGCGCATTTTCCATCTGTTCTTTTTTTAGCTCCAGCTCCACTGTCAGTCGGTGAATTGTTTTGGTCCGTTCACAATGACGCGTTAACAAATCTGCTGTATGACGTGATTCCGTTAGTTCATCTAAGATTAGTTCGTAACCTTCTGACGCAGACTCCAATGCCTCCGTTTTTAACTTCAGCTGGTTCACATTCTCAGTTTTCTCCAGTACGGACGACTTCAACTTTTCAAGTTCTTGCTGTTCATGATCAACTCGCTTTTGAAGCGTGTAGATTTGCTGTTCTTTCTCCTCGATCTGAGACACGCTTGGCAAGAAGTTCTGCAAAGTAACCAGTCTTTCAGCACTGCGTTGACGCTCAGGCTGTTTTTGCACTTCTTCATTAAAGAGCGTTTCCACTTTAACGCTGGCTTCCTTTGATAACTCCAGTGTTTGAGTGGCTTCTTGTAATTCCTTCCGACGATTTTCCAAATCTGCCGCCGCTTCGGTTGAGCGTCTTTCACTTGGTTCCAGCTGAACAGCCCGCTCTGCTTTTTGGAGTCTTAATCGATCAGAATTCAGCTCCGTTTCGCGGGAGGTCAGCAGCTGGATACCGTTCATTTTCCTTTCTAAATTATCAAATTGCGTGTTAAGCGCTGTTCCTTTAAAGAACTCTTGCTGCGCTTGTTCATGGGCTTCATATGTCTTTTTATATAGAGTATTACTTTCTTGTGCTGCATTTTTGTAATGAATGCGTTCTTGCTCCAGTCCGTCCAATAAACGATTCGGGTGAATAGAATCTGCTTGCAAAGTCTCAAATAGGGATGACTCCCGTTCCGGAAGACTGGCAGGTACCTGACGTACAATCTGCTCCATAGAAAGGCGTGCTGTATTCAGTTCACTCATTGCAAGATCTTTTCTCTTTTTTAAAAGCTCCGCCATTTCCCGATAATGTTCTGTTTTGAATATTTTACGTAAAATCGTTTCTTTGTTTTCCGTATCAGAGGTTAAGAATTTACGGAACTCCCCTTGAGGAAGCATCACGATTTGGCTGAATTGTGCCAGTGTAAATCCAATAAGTTCTTCAATCTTCTTGTTCACTTCAGAAACGATTTGACGGTCTACAGCAGGAATTTCTCCTTCATCTGTTTTTTGAAAGAATTCCGTTCGCCCGCCAGTTTCACTCTTATTTCCTTTTTTCGTATACGGAACTTGGCGAAACACACGGTACATACGATCTTGGATGACAAATTCCAACTCGACAGCGGTCTGCAGTTCCGATTGCGCAAAATCACTTCGAAGTGCACGGATATCTGTCCGGTCTTCACCGCTCGCTTGTCCGTATAACGCAAAACAAATAGCATCAAAGATTGTAGTTTTCCCTGCCCCAGTCGCACCTGATACTGCAAATAATCCATGTTCTTTTAGAATTGTGAAGTCAATCGTTTCTGTACCGCGATAGGGTCCAAACGCCGTCATCGTCAGTCGGATCGGTCTCATAATGATTCTCCTTTCTTAGATAACAGTTCCTGCAATACTTCCTCCACAATTGTCCGAGTTTCCTGGTCAGGTACTGCGCCTGTGATTTCTTCATAAAATGAGTTGAAGAGCTCACGATCATCCAATCGTTCGATATCTGTTACTCGTGTCGTCGCCAGGTCAGGAAGAGCACGATTTACGATACGTTCCACATGTAAGGCATTTGGATAGACAGAACGTACTTTTTCCATCGGAAATAAGACCGGAGTTTCATCCAGAAGTTTAACAAAAACATAATCTTCACTAAGCTCATCTTGTAACAGATCTGCCATTGTTGCTTTGACCGTTCTAATATCGCGATTTTGAGTTAGTTGTCTCTTTTCAATCTCTATATCACCTTTTTCGTCCAGATTAATTACTAAAAATCCTTTATGATGATTTTCTTCAGAGATTGAGTACTTCATCGGTGATCCAGAATAACGAATTCTTTCTGTTCCTGTAAAGTGAGCCTGATGCAAATGACCAAGAGCAGTATAATGAAAACCATTAAATAAATGAGAAGCTACATACTCAGCGCCGCCAATCGAAAGTGGACGTTCTGAGTCACTGGTGTTCTCTTCAGGTTCACCAAGCGGGGTAACGAACGCGTGAGCAATTGCGACATGACGCTTAGAAGAATCGAGCTCTCCAAATTGATGTATAACAGACTCCATTGCACGATGATGACTGTCGACCTTGTCATCTTGTGCCAAATTCCGAATAACGGAAGGATCTGTGAATGGAATCAGATGGAATTGAACTTGCCCATACTTATCCTCTAATTGAACGATAGTTCCTTCTCCGCTTTCAGAAGGTTTTCCAACGATATGCAGACCGGTCCCTTGCATAAGACGACTTCCAAATTGCAGTCGTGCGGGACTGTCATGATTTCCTGCTATAGCTAGAACTGGTGTCTTATAGTCAACCGTTAACTTCCACAATACTTCATCCAGTAAACTTACGGCTTCTGCAGGAGGAACAGAGCGATCATAGAGATCCCCTGCGATGATGACCACATCTGGTTTCTCTTCTTTTACAGCATCTGTGAACTGGTTTAAAACAAATCGCTGTTCTTCAATCAGGGATACACCTTGTAACACTTTCCCGAGATGCCAATCAGCAGTATGGAATATTTTCATAGTTTGTTCGCCCCTCTTCAATTCATTCTCTTTCTAGTTTACCGGAGAATGTCCGTTCACTCCAACGCAAACAGGACATCTCGAAGGAGATGCCCTGTTGCGGTAGGATTTATCAATCAAACACCCATGATGAGTGCAGGATCACAGTTTTTTTGCAAAAATAACAACCACTCAAAATAATCTGGTTTTTACTCTTTACTTGCCAGCACACATCGACTATACTATAAAAAGTTGCACATGGGAAACTTAAAGTTGCACAAAGGAAACATA
Proteins encoded in this region:
- a CDS encoding SMC family ATPase; its protein translation is MRPIRLTMTAFGPYRGTETIDFTILKEHGLFAVSGATGAGKTTIFDAICFALYGQASGEDRTDIRALRSDFAQSELQTAVELEFVIQDRMYRVFRQVPYTKKGNKSETGGRTEFFQKTDEGEIPAVDRQIVSEVNKKIEELIGFTLAQFSQIVMLPQGEFRKFLTSDTENKETILRKIFKTEHYREMAELLKKRKDLAMSELNTARLSMEQIVRQVPASLPERESSLFETLQADSIHPNRLLDGLEQERIHYKNAAQESNTLYKKTYEAHEQAQQEFFKGTALNTQFDNLERKMNGIQLLTSRETELNSDRLRLQKAERAVQLEPSERRSTEAAADLENRRKELQEATQTLELSKEASVKVETLFNEEVQKQPERQRSAERLVTLQNFLPSVSQIEEKEQQIYTLQKRVDHEQQELEKLKSSVLEKTENVNQLKLKTEALESASEGYELILDELTESRHTADLLTRHCERTKTIHRLTVELELKKEQMENARSKAITTETRWIANQAAMLAETLEEGLPCPVCGSEHHPAVKVKHQEIQLTKEQLEIEKETATQAYEQFKATELRLESEREEASRIEEQLKEVPSPDALTSMNERVKVLEKKQIQMKSDRDQLLTVKKDYTKTNEQLLSYQKTITEKEKSDYAIRAELKEAKAILNESVKTVPEQFRSLQALQTEISKEEKIKMALEQAWELVRAQLQSAMEAVSNAQTAVTYMTAAADTAAVKKQAAANSYHSALSESDFAGEEDYQTSKLLSEERSALALKINDYDVEVQMTKQAITELKEQVAGKRKVDLAGLRNLTEQHKHAYEQALTAYHHASEIEKNAAELHVKLEELIEAQSGLEQKCARLTELHDLVRGNNDRKLSFERYLQTEYLERILHAANGRLSDLSNGQFQLLRSDRQESRGRQSGLGIDVYDEYTGQNRDVKTLSGGEKFNASLSLALGMADVIQSFQGSISVETMFIDEGFGSLDEESLQKAIDTLVSLQKAGRMIGVISHVAELKEALPAVLKVEKTKEGHSYTHIEIH
- a CDS encoding exonuclease SbcCD subunit D; amino-acid sequence: MKIFHTADWHLGKVLQGVSLIEEQRFVLNQFTDAVKEEKPDVVIIAGDLYDRSVPPAEAVSLLDEVLWKLTVDYKTPVLAIAGNHDSPARLQFGSRLMQGTGLHIVGKPSESGEGTIVQLEDKYGQVQFHLIPFTDPSVIRNLAQDDKVDSHHRAMESVIHQFGELDSSKRHVAIAHAFVTPLGEPEENTSDSERPLSIGGAEYVASHLFNGFHYTALGHLHQAHFTGTERIRYSGSPMKYSISEENHHKGFLVINLDEKGDIEIEKRQLTQNRDIRTVKATMADLLQDELSEDYVFVKLLDETPVLFPMEKVRSVYPNALHVERIVNRALPDLATTRVTDIERLDDRELFNSFYEEITGAVPDQETRTIVEEVLQELLSKKGESL
- the brnQ gene encoding branched-chain amino acid transport system II carrier protein, producing MDRKLPFTSLVVIGTMLFALFFGAGNLIFPAQLGQEAGTNFWPAVIGFLITGVGLPFLGILAIGFSGSANLQDLASRIHPLYAILFTSALYLTIGPFFAAPRTGAVAFDIGIVPFLNGADPLIPRFIFTALFFGITIWLSLNPQKIADRVGKFLSPAIIVLLLVLLAVALFSPMGSFQAPSSNYLYGAFGKGFTEGYNTMDALASLVFGIIVITIVRSMGVQSKKGIVAATFKTGIVAAGFLGILYVGIAFLGASSVGSLGVLDSGGAVLTSVATHYFGQAGLVLLGVVILLACLTTSIGLMTACGEYFHTLVPSISYKVIVVTFTVFCFIVSNIGLTNIITYSIPVLLFLYPLAITLMLLTFLSPLFGHARIVYVAVTIVAMLISVVDGLAALADTLPGGQLGKLIEPITAFYGKVLPLYENGLGWLIPTLIVIVVFGVIARVTGMSSQESLRTDEQ